The Canis lupus familiaris isolate Mischka breed German Shepherd chromosome 1, alternate assembly UU_Cfam_GSD_1.0, whole genome shotgun sequence DNA window CCAtactcccagcctctgcctggctCAGCACCTCATCTCTGCGCACCCTGGCCTGAACCGTCTGTAGCTACAAGGGCTTTCTCAAGCAGCTGTCCCCGTGCACCTGCCAGCACCTGAGAAGTCAACTCTCACCTGGCCTGCGGTGACCCTCTTCCCTCTTGTCGCCAtcaccccctccacctcctccatgGCTCACATCCTGCCAGGGGACCCAGACACTGCCCACCTTCCCGTGCACGCACGCCGTCCACATGGCACCTGCTGCTGCCTCTTAATGTTCACCTCTGTCCACGGCCTGAGAGGTCTCAACAGCCTACTCTTTCTTACTCAGGTGATTGTGCCCTCTTCAAAGGTCATAACCCTGCTGTACTTCTAGCAATTAAAACAACCTATCATCCTTCTGCTACGTGTAAATACATTTGGGATATAAACTTGGCTTGTATCACATAGTAGCATCTAATACCTAAAAGTATTGTAATTGTGCTTTGTTAACATCAGCATTAATATTACCAGttaataacataaaatgtatattctcaCGCTATATGTACAAAacaggttttctctctctttttttttaattctttagttGTTTTTAGGTCATCTCTGCACTCAACATCAAGATCAAATTCATAATCTGAGAtcgagttgcatgttctactgagcCAGTTAGATGCCCcttctccttgtttttttaaaaacctaactaCCATGCGCTCACCTAGTTTTCTACTATCCAGCCTGTATCACAGGTTATGGGACCTGAggatctgtttctgttttggagAAATTCCAGAGATGAAGTACCCACATTGATCTGCCCCCGCCCTGGGACTGCGTACTGGTCCCAGCTCCTCCTCATTTCTGTTTCCAGACTgcacggtttttttttttttaaaagattttatttatttattcatgatagagagagagagagagacaggcagagacacaggcaaaggaagaagaagcagactccatgcagggagcccgatgtgggactcgatcccaggtctccaggatcatgccccgggctgaaggctgcactaaaccactgagccaaccgggctgcccgtCTGCACATTTTCTACTGTCTTCCAGTTAATCTTAGATTGGGATTTTTCAGTTCTGGAACATGCTTCTGTTGAGGCTACAAGCCTCTGCTGAaaccctctacctctcccccatTTGCCTGTCCCACATCATTGAGCAGTTACTCGAAAGGCCCTGCCCACTTCTCTGGGACTCTGTCCCAAGCCCCAGCCTGGCTTCACTCCACCCAAGCCGAGCCTAGGAGAACGAGTCCAATAAAAGGTGTGCCATGTGCCACAGCCACACTTCAGGGGTGCGCTCTGAGGGGCATAGGTTAAGGGGGTAGGCAAACATCTACACTCAAGCAGACTGAGTGCCCATGTCCTGTGCCTGACGGTCAGCACTGAGGTCACTGCCTAGGAGCGGTCTGCCAGCTGTTCTGGCCTCCCCGTTCCTGCCCAGCTCTCTCCCCCGGAGCATCTGTTCACATCTGCCTCTATCTGGATAGCATCCCAGGTGCTGGGTTGGGGCGAGGCTCCCCTCATGCTGCCCTGGCCACCAAGAGCCCAGAGAAGCCAGCTGTCCATCCCCAACAGCTCCAGGGCTATAGGTTCCTCACACTGCCGTGGCAGCCTCCGGCGAATTGGTGCCAGATACCTGTGTAACAGCCCCTGACACATACTTTGTCAGAACCACCTCTACAACCTCCATTAATTGTGACCTTGCCTCCACTTGGGCCCAGTGCCCACCCAGACCTCATGGGAGTGGCTCCCTTGGCCTGCTGCCTCCATTGACCTGGTCCAACACCTCACTCCCCAGAGCCTGGAGATGCGCATGTCCCTGTGGGTCCCTGGGGCAGCACTTTGCCACCCTGCCCATCCACGGGCTCCCTTTAAACACAGTGTGCTCAGAACTGGGGTAAGCTCACCATCTTACACAAcatttcagcaataaaaatgaacattcatAACATAGAGAACGTGTCCTGTAATAAACGTCTACACGTCTTCAGAGTAAGAGGGTAGAAGGCAGGACTGACCCAGcgagggctctctctctctcatgttcctGTTTCCAAGCAGCCACTGCCAGGCCCTCCCTCAGTCTGATCTGGGCCAGAAGTGGACGGGGTGCCAGGAGTGGCCCAGctggctcctcctcttcctggggtgtgtgtgcaccCATCTACACACCAAGTGCCTCCTCAGAGACAGCAATGGGGAAGTATGAGCACGTGAGCATGCCTGGCACATGCAGAACATCTCTCAGGCTGGAGCCCAGCCCTACCTGTTCCAGTGTTGGGGACCAAGACAGCACAGAATGTGCAAGAGGCCCGACACCTAAGTGGGTAAGGCCAGCCCCAACTTCATGTCCCGCCATCATAGCCTCTGGTCTGCTCTCAGTGACCATGGCAGCGTGAAGCGCTCGTGGGCACCCCTCTGCTGCATGACAACTCGCAGGCGCATGTACCTGAAGGAGGAGTGCTCCGTGTGCACCGCCAGGGAGCCAGGGGGCCCAGGGCCCACAGCACCTTTCCGGATGAGCTTGCCCGTATTGGCGTCATAGATGCGAACTTCCGGCCCTGGTTGGGTCCTGGGGTGGACGGGCGTCGGGTGGAACAAGGCAGTGGGAAGTGCACCCTGCCTGTCAGGAAAGGCTGCTGGGCCGTCTTCTCTGTGGGACCAGAACAAGAGCTGTGAGAAAGTGTGGAACAGGCTCAGGCCCAGCTGAAGGGCTGCAGATCAAGAGAGCAGACTGCTGCATGCCCATCCTGGAACCTCAGCCCGAGTCTGCGATCACTGCCTCTCTGCTTCGGAATCTTAACCCTGAATACAAGGTCCAAACTCTGATAACAGGAAGAGTTTTCTGAAGCTGTTCCCGAAAAAACAGGCAGCTCTCCCCGCAAACACACAGAGCGGGCCTTTCCCATAGCTCCACCTTGACCTCTTAGGCTCTGAGCACCCCTCGCTCTGGTCACTGTCTCCCGGCCACCAGCACCCCACAAAGCCTCAACATCGTTCCTGATGCTGCTCTAGGCCAGGAAGGAAATGCAGGCAAGCCAAGCCTTGCTGCTAAGCCCATTTGGCATAACTGGGAAAAAAAGCAACTGAGATGGGGGTGACAACGTTTTGGGACAGTCTGGGGGTGGGAGTAGCCATGGTAATGGGAAGGCAGGTAGCAGGCGAGGTGCTCACCTCTGCGCTCGGCCATAGTCGTCCCTGAGAGGGAAGAGCTGCTCCTCCACCCTGTCCCAGCGCTCCAGGCAGCTCCATAGCCAGTCGGGGTTGACCACATGCAGCTGCCCACACTCCTGGGCCTGGCGCACCTTCTCTGTGCCTGCAGAGAAATGACCTCCATCACTCCAGCCTGGGCCACAGGCATGTGGCAGCTGTGAACTGTTGAGTCGGGCTCTGAACCCTGCCTGAAACTGGAGACTTCATGGTgtcatggggcggggggggggggggggggggggcggggtcgAGATCTGATGGAAGGCCACGGGGAGGGCAGGGATCTGACAACCACAGCACACCAACCAGCAGTCGCCCGTCCATTTCTGTGGGCAATTCCCATGGCCTGTGCCCTGCAAACAACTGCTTGGGACGTCTTCCCCATGACTACATGctcagcatgtgcaaaggctccGTCACTGCTGTGGGCTCAGAATGCTGCACAGGTGCCTCTCCCGGTGCATCCTGTCTTGGTTTCTCTGCTGGATGCTCAGGGCCCCACCTAGCCCCATCTGCCAAGGTCACCTGGTTACCACACTGTTACAGCCAGCTGACTCCTGAAAGGACGGTGGCCACAGTGGAGCCCAGGCAGGAGGCACCCTCAGGCTGGGCTATAAGCAGGCCGAGCAGAGGATGGGAGTGAGGCCTGGGTGTGCCCCTGGTGTGCACATGTCTATGTCCTTGGAAAGACTCTTTAACAGCTGGTGAGGACCCCTGTCCCACCTACTGCAAGTGTAGACTGCACTGTGCTGTGAGCAGGGGGGCAAAGGTCAGGCCAGCTACTGGCACTGTCAGTGGTGGgactgggcagaggggaggacaAGGGGCTGGGCACCCAGGCCGGGGTCCGAAGCCACAGGTAGAGGGGTGAGCCTGGCCACTCCTTCCCTGTGCCCCAGGCTCAGCACATGTGGAATTGCCTGAGTGTTGCCACAAGCTTGCATCTGTCTTCCAGTGAGAGTCTGCCCACATTTCACACCAACATGAAGCTTCTATTTGTTCCTTTATGCAAAAGGCACGTGGGACGTGATACACGTGGGATCAGGGTGAGGAGGCAGTGTCCTGGAAGGCCTGGCTCGGCAGGTGCATGCCTGGGAGGAGAAGGGCCGGGAGCAGCCAGGGACGGGCTGTGTCTAGGAAACACCGCACCACTGCTTGTGAGGACCACTTAAAAACAGTAATtgcttagttttttgttttcctagcaATACTGTCTTAAGTGTTTGTTCCCGATCTGCCAGTTCCTAGGGGGCTGTTTTCTTGGCTGAAATTCCAAGATttcgggggggggaggggctttcCTGCAATGACTTCAGTCTTACTTTCATAGCTTCAACCATTTAGGACGTATCTGGTTCCAGCTGGAACCTTCATGCTCAGCCCCCAAGTCAGAGGCTCAGCTGACAACCTCCTGGGTATCTGGGCTCCAACACGAactccccaccctgctctgcaCCCAACCATGTGCACCTCCGACTCCAGGCGGAGGAGACTGACGACACAGAGCACACGGCAGCAGCACACCAACAAACCCAAAGGTGCCGCGCCCATGCTGAGTGATGCCCATGGACAGCACCCGCCCAGCACTTGCCCACACAGACCCCcacacaggcagacacagaagTCACAACGTCACCAACATATAATCATGAGGGGACGCTCACAAGGATGATGCTTATGAAAACTGCAAAAGTGGAACAAGTAGCCATGCCCTCTCAGAGCCGCCGTGTCAGGTGGTGCAGATCCACCCTGCCGGGAGGTCTTCTCTGTGTCCTCCCCACCTAGGCAAGAAGGAGAGTGGGGGCACCGGTGCACTTACCTGCACGTGCCGCGATCAGGTGGGTGGCCCTGTCGGGGTTGTCAGGGTCCAGCACTAGCTGAGTGAGGATCTTGGCTCCAAGGGCCGTGGCATGGTAATGCTCCCGTGTCTTCTCGATCGGAAAATTTGTTGGGTGTAGCCCACTAAATATTATGGCAACGTCTGCCAGCACTCTGCTCTTGAGCTCTGGGACGATCTTCCTTATGTCGGGGGCTTCCTGGCTGTCCCCACGGAGGTACCGGTCATATTTGGCATAGTAGTCGGAATGCACTCGGGCAAGGATCTCCTCCAGGTAGACCAGGTGGTCGTCCTCGTCCCCGTCGTCCTCgtcatcttcctcttcctccacgCTCTGGTCCAGAGACTCGCCCGCCGTGATGCCCGACTGCTCGCTGTTCTGCGACTCCGTCTCGGCTTCCTTCCTGTCCGCGGAGCCACCGGCCAGCCCGCATAGGCCATCCCGCTCGCCCTCCTCCTGCGCATCTGGGGCTGACTCTGCACATGGACTCACTCCTGTGGGCCTCTCCCCTCCTGGGCCAGAGGGGCCGCCCCGCTGTGCCGCCTTTCCTGCATCTCGTGCTCCTTGAGGCCTTTCCAGGCTTTTCCCCTCCCCGCTTTCACCATCAGATGACTGGGCGTCTGATTCGCTGTCGCTGGAGAGGTCAAAGTCCAGGTCACCACTGGCCGTGCCCTGAGCAGGTCGCTTTTCCGGCAATGTCCGACCATGCTGCTGAGCACAGGCGGGGGGCCCCTTGCCATCAGCCAAGGGGCCACGGGTGGTGGGCCgggctcctctctcctcctcctgcccaggcAGGGGCCAGTCCCCTCGTGGAGAGGCGCCCCCATTGAGCTCCCTCATGGGCTTCCCAAGGCCATTACTTTGCTCAACCCCAGAAACCTGCCGTCCTTCCTCGATCTCCCTGATGGACGGAGCTTGTTCTGGGCCATCAGCACCTCTTGAAGACTGATTTACTGCAGGTGTGCACAAAACAAAGGGTGACTGTTACATAACATCCAACATGAACCCCCTTCTCCCATCCCCTGTGTTTGTCTCTAGACCTGGGCTCAGCAAACTGCAGCTGTGAAGGCAAATGTTTAGGTTTCTGGCCACAGATGGTCACTCTGTTTTGGTTTTCACAACTGGTTAAAATGTGTACAGGACGCTCTAGGCTCCCATGCTGTGGGTGGACACCCTGCGGGAGGCCTCGTGACTACAGCAGTCACTGTAGGCTTCAAACATCGTGTCTACAAACTAAAGATCATCAGAAACACTTCACACCaaaactttacattttcttcagACAGACTCTGGCTTCACACTTGTCCAATAGGTTAAGCTGTGTGGCTCCCTGTAGGCTCTGGGCCAACGCACAGTGCCAACCACCAGCTTGCTGGAGCTGCTCCACCCCACAGCTCACGCTTTCCAAGGATCACAATGGCCAAATTCCCAATGTCCTGCTTATCTTTTAAGAGAAACCAGTATGACAGGGAGGATTCAAATATAATGAATTAAGctaattctttcatctttattcaaTTGGGAAAACACTTAGATcaatactatttaaaaagaaaaccccaagtGAGAACCAAACGTTGTGCTTTTCGTTATTTTATCATGAACACAGACAGGCAGCTCTGTAAGTACTGAAATacaaaggaacagaaacaaaGTGAGCCTTTGATGGCAGCTGCCAACAGGGGCTGCTGGGCAATAGGCCTTCACCCACCTTTCCTTCTTGCCTGGGACTCCCGAGACCCAGAGGGAGCGTTGATGTCTCCTATGCCCTGGAAGTAGACGTATTTCTTCACGGTGATCAGATTGGGGGCAAACTTCCAGACATCTTCTCGATCATCAATGATGCAGACCATTGAGTCTCCACAGGGAAAGAGATTTCTAGAAGTAAAAACATACCCGAACTAGCATATTTTGCAAGAAAATAATCTGTTAGAAGTCATGACAATCTTTTCCAGGCAGCAAGCAGATTATGGATTAGACAGAAACAGATGGGAATGACACCGAGGGACTTTGTTTAGCTCATATTTAAACTCTCAAAGTTTCCAGACAAAGCAATGTTAAAATAACTCAGCTTTCTCCACTGTCTCTGATACTCCTTAAGGCAGGAACCAGCACATGTTCCTTATGGAGCCACAGTGTGGAGTTTAGAGTGTGGGGGCTGTGTCCACGTTCTGGGAAGCTGGCACACAAATGGTCGTGTCCCAGGACATTTACAAATACAGGTGACAAGCCTGTGAGCCAGTCTGCAGACTTCTGCTTCACAGCTGAGGGTTTTCAGGTAATGGGGGGGAAGAGACATGACCATATATCTCCACCGTGGGAAATAAACCATGGTTTCCTGCAGTGCACCTACGTGCTCTCAAGTCCAAGAATGCTATTAGAATATACAGAGTCAGCAGAAACATTAGCGAGGGTTCGCCATGGGACAGACGCAGGCACGCTCTATTAACCGCACACAGGCTTGTAAATTCTATTTCTATCTACAATTCTGGGATTCAGACAGGCTGGTAgcattcaaaattcaaaaccgatttcttgggatccctgggtggcgcagcggtttggcgcctgcctttggcccagggcgcgatcctggagacccgggatcgaatcccacatcgggctcccggtgcatggagcctgcttctccctctgcctatgtctctgcctctctctctttctctctctgtgactatcataaataaataaaaattaaaaaaaaaaacaaaaaacaaaaaaaacaaaaccgaTTTCTTCTTGGATCTGGAAATAACCCTGGGAGGACTGCCGGCCCCTGCTGAGTCCCCTAGTCGCTAATGGCTCCAACTACCCAGGAAAACATGTTCATGTGTCCAAAATTAGTATCTCCTGAGTCTGTTTCCCACAGGTAAATAAAAGGCAGCTAAAATAACTTGCACAGTCGAAACTTTCTGGCATATTGACTCCAGATGAGGGAGATAAAAACTAGGAAGAGCCCCATTGCCTGTACCTATACAAGCCATATCACCTGTGCCTGCCGGGGAACAGGCCGCTCCCCTCTGGCGTTCTCACTGGGGGTAGGTAGCTTCTCCCTGAATCTATCACTAGATGGATCTGTCTTCATCACTGATCACCGTGACAGTAACTAGGACACACGAGGTTGGTTTCTGAAGCAAGTACTTTCACGTTCTCCTCTGGGTTCCTACGGCCTTGTGTGCCCACATCCTAAATCTGAAACAGGAAACGCTGGACAAGGACGACCAACACCAGCCAAAGCCAGGGCCCCAGTGTAACTGCCCAAATATCCTCAGGGACCAATGTGCATGAAAACAAGTGTACCCTACGGGAgggagggagtgtgtgtggggagatGGATGGACTACCTTTCTGGGTAGAAATGGGAAAGTTCCTTGCACAGAGTGAAGAAATTTCCAAACATGTACAAGAGCCTGTGGATTGGGGGTGGGAGCACCCTACTGTGaaagcagggcaggcaggggcagcGGGTGCTGGACAGGAATGTAATCAGGGGCAGATGGGATGGTGACAGATCTGGGAGTGAGCCAGTAGGATTAGTGCATGCACACTCCTAGGGAAACAACCATGAGACACCAGCACCAAGCTCTTGGAGGAGCTCTGGGTCCCTTTGCTCGTCACCTCCCactctgccctgccccagccctgatCTCAGCACCCCTTCCTCAGACCCTGGGGGAGCCCACCGCTGCCTGGATGCTTGGGGATCTGAAGGGGAAGAGGCTGGGCGACAAGACAGCAGGGTTTCTGAGCGCTGTGAAGATAAAGCCAGAAGCAGGAAGAATAAACACagaaggggatgcctggggggctcagtggttgagcgtttgcctttggctcagggtgtcaccccggggtcctaggatcaagtcccccaccAGGCTccccccatagggagcctgcttctccctctccctatgtctctcatgaataagatcttaaaaaaaaaaaaaaaagtaaacagaattaCTGGATTGCCAGCCTGATGCACTTTCTGCCTCAATGAACACAGCCAAGTACGTACCTGAGGTTCCCTGTTTTAGAAAACGGGTCAATACATTCGTCCCTTGATAATATTCGATGAGAAAAAAGCTTCTTTTCAGGGTCTAAAAagcctttgaaaagaaaacagaacaatggTGAGACATATGACCAGCTGATATTTTCCCCCAGGGAGCTTGCAGTCTTGGGCAATGGACACATGAGCACATGATTTCTGCCCAGCATGTTCCATGAGGGGCTCTGGTTGCCAGTGCATGCAGCTTCCCTATGCCTTTGGCTGTCTGCACCAGGCACCTGGGCAGCCTGTCTCCCTCACAGACATGTTTACCATGTTCCCTGGAGATCTTTTTATGGTTCGTCCTGTTGGCTCTGTGAACGCACGGCTGTCAGGTGGcacgctgagcagggaagccTCCCGTCCCCCTCCTCCAGGGCCACCTCTGGTGTTCACATCTGTGGGGCCCCCAACCCCCATCATCAGCAGGTGCTAACAGAGAACACGCACTCTGAGGGGAAATATTCCCAACATACGTTCCCCTAAATAAACACACGGATCCCATACTGACGCTGATGCCACTGGGCAGCTAAACCTGAAGCTCACTCACAGAATTGTCTCTACAATAAAATAAACGAAAAGCACCCCAGGATCTTCATCGTTCTAACAAAAATAGGACTATCAAAACTTATACTAAAAATACACGTTCTGTGAAAATGACAACTTTCAAAACAAAGTGGACAGAAAGAGGAATCTGTAGAAACCATGGCAGGGCCTCCAGCTGCCCTGTCAACAATCACATCCACCCCTGGCACCAAGCTCAATTCTCCTGTCAGTGACCTGCCCTCTGAAGGCCCACCCAACTCACAGCCCCGTGGGGCACTTGTCCTGGGGGCCATCGGCTTCCTCCCAAATCTACTATGTGCGACGCTGTGGCCAACGCTGGAGGCGGCCACCTGGTGGCTGTGGGACCCCTGGCCTGCCATGTGTCTGGACAATGTAGAGACATGAGGATCCTAAGGTACAAAGCACAGCCTgaaagggggaggaggcagaCCGCCCAAGGGCCCCTGAGAATGTCCTCTCAACCTCCAGGGGCACCCCACCCTGGCCCTCCTATCAGAATCAGTGGTATCTTCACTACCCTGTAGGCCCTGTTGACCGAGATTCAGAGACGCCACGGCTCTGGAGGCGAAGGCCCAAGTCACCCGGCGGCCAGGAGGCAAAGCCCAAAGGGTGCACACGAGTTCCATGGAGTGGTGACACCATGTTCAAATCACATTCCCAGCAGCCACTCGACAAAGGCAAATACAGTGACTTCAGTTACACAACAAGGGAACCTTGACGCACGGGTGTCTTGCTCAGGATTAAAATTTCCTACAAAGGTTACATGTTAAATGGGGATTCAAAAGAACGTTTCCATTGACAAACGTCAGGACTAACCTGCAAAAACACTTCTACTTAGAAGTACTTAATCTGGCCACCCCGTAAGAAAGAAGGAGGTGCCGGGACCACACTGTAATGCAGGCACCAACGTCCACAGATAGAGTGGACCAGAGCCCAGCGGCGGTCCCTGGGTGGAGCCGCCGCAGTGTGCAATGCCTTGTGGCCCAGGAAGGCCTGTGCACACACGCCACACCAGTGTGGCCAGCCCAGAGCCATCACATTATTCACTCACAAACGAGATGTGTGCTGCCTGCACTTGAGGGGTTAAGGACGGACACTAGCAATGTGGCTCCAGGGGCACTTCCaaaccaattaataaaaaaactttaagcTCAGAGAGCCAGTTTCTATTCTTCTGCCTACTTGCTGTCCTGAGCAACTTTCAAACGGGCTTGCAGTGTGCTCCTCACCAGAGCCCAAGTGGCCCACCCATCTGGGGAAGCAATAGCTCGCTCTGAGACGGAGTCAACTTTGGCAGAGCTGGATTTTCCCCTCCATCTTTAAGGGTGtcaccaaaagaaagaaataacccAAACCCATATGGACAACGTGCAGTTAACTCACGACTGAGGACGGGTGACTAAGGACAGGACCACCCACCTGCAATGGTGTGGGCATACAGCCGGCTCCCAAAGGTGAAGACATGAAGCTCGTACAGCCTGGCAATCTTCTCCAGGAACTCCCTGCAGTGGGGACGCACGCGGGTGTGCAGCATTGGCTCGCCCCGGCCCAGCTGGAAGTGGAAGATGCCCTGGAAGGACACACATGTCTGGTGAGAAGGCAGGAGCCCCCCACAAGACCCCTCCAGACAGTGCCCCCCACGGTAATTACCGTCAGGGCGGCCTCCCACCCATGGGACTTTCACATAACCAACACCCCAGAAACCACCTACGAGGACTGTACCGCCTTAGTTGGTTCAGGACAACTAAGGGACCCCATTATCACAGGCTGCAGCGATGTCACCAGATCTTTGTGCTATTTTGTCTGTGGCCTTTTTCTATAAGGGATAAAGCAAGTGTCCCTGAGTGAAGACATGCGTGTCTCCGGTTCCTCAAACACTAACCCCTGTGGAGTAGCAGAGCCACAGCAGGTGAGACCCACTGAAGGGACAAACCACGCAACTTAGTCTAGATCACTGACTGTTTCAAGATGCAGGTTAACTTACAAACACAGCACCAAAGCTGACGTAGTATTCGAAAGCCCCATAAGTAGACACGGAACATTAGTAATACCAAACTGCTAAGATGCGATTAATACATGAATTAGTTTACTTTCCTAAGGAAGCTAAACTTTGATCTTCTTAATCCTGTTTAACATTAATTTCCTTGGTAAAAACActctgaaccaaaaaaaaaaaaaaaataaagtaagtgacCTTGGTcctaattaactttttaatagcCCTACTCTAGTCAAACCTGGCAGCATATGTTAAAACATCTGTTAGTGTAGAATTCTAGAATCACATTCCCCTATTCCACAGGTGCAACAGAAACATCCTTACAAACACAAGTCTGGATCTCTAAAGTTGGGAGTTAAATGCATCTTTCTAGATGTCACTGGCAGGTGGGTGAGCACCTGAGTGCCAGTGGGAGCCCAATGGGAGCCAGGCCTGCGGGTGAGccgtgagcagaggggagaatgGAACCCACCATGGCCAGCTGAAGCTGA harbors:
- the CTDP1 gene encoding RNA polymerase II subunit A C-terminal domain phosphatase isoform X5, with protein sequence MEAPPAGRVPAEGAPPAAVAEVRCPGPGPLRLLEWRVAAGAAVRIGSVLAVCEAAASAQPAGSAPARAGSGGCVRAERRLRSERAGVVRELCAQPGQVVVPGAVLVRLEGCSHPVVMKGLCAECGQDLTQLQSKNGQQQVPLSTATVSMVHSVPELMVSSEQAEQLGREDQQRLHRNRKLVLMVDLDQTLIHTTEQHCQQMSNKGIFHFQLGRGEPMLHTRVRPHCREFLEKIARLYELHVFTFGSRLYAHTIAGFLDPEKKLFSHRILSRDECIDPFSKTGNLRNLFPCGDSMVCIIDDREDVWKFAPNLITVKKYVYFQGIGDINAPSGSRESQARRKVNQSSRGADGPEQAPSIREIEEGRQVSGVEQSNGLGKPMRELNGGASPRGDWPLPGQEEERGARPTTRGPLADGKGPPACAQQHGRTLPEKRPAQGTASGDLDFDLSSDSESDAQSSDGESGEGKSLERPQGARDAGKAAQRGGPSGPGGERPTGVSPCAESAPDAQEEGERDGLCGLAGGSADRKEAETESQNSEQSGITAGESLDQSVEEEEDDEDDGDEDDHLVYLEEILARVHSDYYAKYDRYLRGDSQEAPDIRKIVPELKSRVLADVAIIFSGLHPTNFPIEKTREHYHATALGAKILTQLVLDPDNPDRATHLIAARAGTEKVRQAQECGQLHVVNPDWLWSCLERWDRVEEQLFPLRDDYGRAQREDGPAAFPDRQGALPTALFHPTPVHPRTQPGPEVRIYDANTGKLIRKGAVGPGPPGSLAVHTEHSSFRVVQPPRQMLAQELPDSRPGEQPGPSGRKRQPSMSETMPLYTLCKEDLESMDKEVDDILGEGSDDSDNEKRRPEEERKERPPPREPQATPEATPSSERTRAGSRGPRCCFQLLMRLGCTG
- the CTDP1 gene encoding RNA polymerase II subunit A C-terminal domain phosphatase isoform X2, which produces MEAPPAGRVPAEGAPPAAVAEVRCPGPGPLRLLEWRVAAGAAVRIGSVLAVCEAAASAQPAGSAPARAGSGGCVRAERRLRSERAGVVRELCAQPGQVVVPGAVLVRLEGCSHPVVMKGLCAECGQDLTQLQSKNGQQQVPLSTATVSMVHSVPELMVSSEQAEQLGREDQQRLHRNRKLVLMVDLDQTLIHTTEQHCQQMSNKGIFHFQLGRGEPMLHTRVRPHCREFLEKIARLYELHVFTFGSRLYAHTIAGFLDPEKKLFSHRILSRDECIDPFSKTGNLRNLFPCGDSMVCIIDDREDVWKFAPNLITVKKYVYFQGIGDINAPSGSRESQARRKVNQSSRGADGPEQAPSIREIEEGRQVSGVEQSNGLGKPMRELNGGASPRGDWPLPGQEEERGARPTTRGPLADGKGPPACAQQHGRTLPEKRPAQGTASGDLDFDLSSDSESDAQSSDGESGEGKSLERPQGARDAGKAAQRGGPSGPGGERPTGVSPCAESAPDAQEEGERDGLCGLAGGSADRKEAETESQNSEQSGITAGESLDQSVEEEEDDEDDGDEDDHLVYLEEILARVHSDYYAKYDRYLRGDSQEAPDIRKIVPELKSRVLADVAIIFSGLHPTNFPIEKTREHYHATALGAKILTQLVLDPDNPDRATHLIAARAGTEKVRQAQECGQLHVVNPDWLWSCLERWDRVEEQLFPLRDDYGRAQREDGPAAFPDRQGALPTALFHPTPVHPRTQPGPEVRIYDANTGKLIRKGAVGPGPPGSLAVHTEHSSFRVVQPPRQMLAQELPDSRPGEQPGPSGRKRQPSMSETMPLYTLCKEDLESMDKEVDDILGEGSDDSDNEKRRPEEERKERPPPREPQATPEATPSSERTRAGSRGPRLEAAACLVPREQVSCVSMLSHAWDRKPSHPLGSTRSWEASKQKRPQAEAARGGRRQRIQRGVQRGGRGGQQLRGRRDGRSA
- the CTDP1 gene encoding RNA polymerase II subunit A C-terminal domain phosphatase isoform X4; protein product: MEAPPAGRVPAEGAPPAAVAEVRCPGPGPLRLLEWRVAAGAAVRIGSVLAVCEAAASAQPAGSAPARAGSGGCVRAERRLRSERAGVVRELCAQPGQVVVPGAVLVRLEGCSHPVVMKGLCAECGQDLTQLQSKNGQQQVPLSTATVSMVHSVPELMVSSEQAEQLGREDQQRLHRNRKLVLMVDLDQTLIHTTEQHCQQMSNKGIFHFQLGRGEPMLHTRVRPHCREFLEKIARLYELHVFTFGSRLYAHTIAGFLDPEKKLFSHRILSRDECIDPFSKTGNLRNLFPCGDSMVCIIDDREDVWKFAPNLITVKKYVYFQGIGDINAPSGSRESQARRKVNQSSRGADGPEQAPSIREIEEGRQVSGVEQSNGLGKPMRELNGGASPRGDWPLPGQEEERGARPTTRGPLADGKGPPACAQQHGRTLPEKRPAQGTASGDLDFDLSSDSESDAQSSDGESGEGKSLERPQGARDAGKAAQRGGPSGPGGERPTGVSPCAESAPDAQEEGERDGLCGLAGGSADRKEAETESQNSEQSGITAGESLDQSVEEEEDDEDDGDEDDHLVYLEEILARVHSDYYAKYDRYLRGDSQEAPDIRKIVPELKSRVLADVAIIFSGLHPTNFPIEKTREHYHATALGAKILTQLVLDPDNPDRATHLIAARAGTEKVRQAQECGQLHVVNPDWLWSCLERWDRVEEQLFPLRDDYGRAQREDGPAAFPDRQGALPTALFHPTPVHPRTQPGPEVRIYDANTGKLIRKGAVGPGPPGSLAVHTEHSSFRVVQPPRQMLAQELPDSRPGEQPGPSGRKRQPSMSETMPLYTLCKEDLESMDKEVDDILGEGSDDSDNEKRRPEEERKERPPPREPQATPEATPSSERTRAGSRGPRGHKRKLPEEDAGSASSGESSGEDEEGSSSEADEMAAALEAELNDLM